One Primulina huaijiensis isolate GDHJ02 chromosome 5, ASM1229523v2, whole genome shotgun sequence DNA segment encodes these proteins:
- the LOC140977232 gene encoding type I inositol polyphosphate 5-phosphatase 8-like isoform X1, translated as MVVRKWFNIKNGTNEFHSDLCKTKVHQRGEGRRKSCSDGGLHAVVPEEWQMEANGAIGRPGFKQLPTFVTNKVNLSIVVGTWNVGGKSPHDGLNLSDWLHETNCTPADIYVLGFQEIVPLNAGNVLGPQDCGPAAKWLSLILQALNTTPEPEEELHEKPRISLSDLMSSEEEFSSEGQDSNSCSSEDGLPSPGTVHRKYCLAASKQMVGIFLCVFVDEDLCEYISGLRISCIGRGILGCLGNKGSVSISMSLHGTTFCFVCTHLASGEKESDAMRRNLDVLKILDSTNFSDSPSTILGHDNIIWLGDLNYRLASISEDTYELLRRKDWQALLEKDQLKMEQKSGRVFDGWKEGQIYFAPTYKYLANSDHYVVQTSSPKHKRRTPAWCDRILWKGQGLKQVCYVRGESRFSDHRPVYSLFLASPNKMTSKITLSFGSSSE; from the exons ATGGTGGTTCGAAAATGGTTTAACATAAAGAATGGCACGAATGAATTTCATTCAGATCTTTGCAAAACAAAAG TTCATCAAAGAGGCGAAGGGAGAAGGAAAAGTTGCTCCGACGGTGGATTGCACGCCGTCGTGCCCG AAGAGTGGCAGATGGAAGCAAATGGCGCAATTGGACGGCCAGGATTCAAACAACTCCCAACATTTGTCACCAACAAAGTCAACCTCAG taTCGTGGTGGGAACGTGGAATGTAGGAGGCAAATCGCCTCACGATGGCCTGAATTTAAGTGATTGGTTACATGAGACTAATTGTACACCGGCTGACATATACGTGCTCGG GTTCCAAGAAATAGTACCACTGAACGCAGGCAACGTGCTCGGGCCCCAAGATTGTGGCCCGGCTGCAAAGTGGCTTTCCCTAATCCTACAGGCTCTAAACACCACGCCCGAGCCGGAAGAAGAACTACACGAAAAACCCAGAATCAGCTTATCTGATCTAATGTCATCAGAAGAAGAATTTTCGTCTGAAGGCCAGGATTCCAATTCTTGTTCCAGTGAAGACGGTCTACCTAGTCCGGGTACAGTACACCGTAAGTACTGTTTGGCTGCGAGCAAACAGATGGTCGGGATCTTTTTGTGCGTTTTTGTTGATGAAGATTTGTGTGAGTATATTAGCGGCTTGCGGATTTCATGCATTGGAAGAGGCATTTTGGGATGCCTTGGGAATAAG GGATCCGTTTCGATTAGCATGAGTTTGCATGGTACTACATTTTGCTTTGTGTGCACTCACTTGGCATCTGGAGAGAAAGAAAGTGATGCGATGAGAAGAAATTTGgatgttttgaaaatattagacTCCACCAATTTCTCCGATTCACCTTCCACCATTTTGGGTCACGA CAATATAATTTGGCTAGGGGACTTGAACTATCGTCTTGCATCAATCAGTGAGGATACATATGAGTTACTGCGAAGGAAAGATTGGCAAGCATTGCTTGAGAAAGATCAG TTGAAGATGGAACAAAAATCTGGTCGAGTATTCGATGGATGGAAAGAAGGGCAAATATATTTTGCTCCAACTTACAAATACCTCGCCAACTCCGACCACTACGTTGTGCAAACCTCATCCCCTAAGCACAAACGTAGGACTCCTGCCTG GTGCGACAGGATTTTGTGGAAAGGCCAAGGGCTGAAACAAGTGTGCTATGTAAGAGGTGAATCGAGATTTTCAGACCACAGGCCTGTCTATTCTCTCTTCTTAGCTAGCCCAAACAAAATGACTTCAAAAATTACATTATCCTTCGGAAGTTCATCGGAATAA
- the LOC140977232 gene encoding type I inositol polyphosphate 5-phosphatase 8-like isoform X2 translates to MVVRKWFNIKNGTNEFHSDLCKTKVHQRGEGRRKSCSDGGLHAVVPEWQMEANGAIGRPGFKQLPTFVTNKVNLSIVVGTWNVGGKSPHDGLNLSDWLHETNCTPADIYVLGFQEIVPLNAGNVLGPQDCGPAAKWLSLILQALNTTPEPEEELHEKPRISLSDLMSSEEEFSSEGQDSNSCSSEDGLPSPGTVHRKYCLAASKQMVGIFLCVFVDEDLCEYISGLRISCIGRGILGCLGNKGSVSISMSLHGTTFCFVCTHLASGEKESDAMRRNLDVLKILDSTNFSDSPSTILGHDNIIWLGDLNYRLASISEDTYELLRRKDWQALLEKDQLKMEQKSGRVFDGWKEGQIYFAPTYKYLANSDHYVVQTSSPKHKRRTPAWCDRILWKGQGLKQVCYVRGESRFSDHRPVYSLFLASPNKMTSKITLSFGSSSE, encoded by the exons ATGGTGGTTCGAAAATGGTTTAACATAAAGAATGGCACGAATGAATTTCATTCAGATCTTTGCAAAACAAAAG TTCATCAAAGAGGCGAAGGGAGAAGGAAAAGTTGCTCCGACGGTGGATTGCACGCCGTCGTGCCCG AGTGGCAGATGGAAGCAAATGGCGCAATTGGACGGCCAGGATTCAAACAACTCCCAACATTTGTCACCAACAAAGTCAACCTCAG taTCGTGGTGGGAACGTGGAATGTAGGAGGCAAATCGCCTCACGATGGCCTGAATTTAAGTGATTGGTTACATGAGACTAATTGTACACCGGCTGACATATACGTGCTCGG GTTCCAAGAAATAGTACCACTGAACGCAGGCAACGTGCTCGGGCCCCAAGATTGTGGCCCGGCTGCAAAGTGGCTTTCCCTAATCCTACAGGCTCTAAACACCACGCCCGAGCCGGAAGAAGAACTACACGAAAAACCCAGAATCAGCTTATCTGATCTAATGTCATCAGAAGAAGAATTTTCGTCTGAAGGCCAGGATTCCAATTCTTGTTCCAGTGAAGACGGTCTACCTAGTCCGGGTACAGTACACCGTAAGTACTGTTTGGCTGCGAGCAAACAGATGGTCGGGATCTTTTTGTGCGTTTTTGTTGATGAAGATTTGTGTGAGTATATTAGCGGCTTGCGGATTTCATGCATTGGAAGAGGCATTTTGGGATGCCTTGGGAATAAG GGATCCGTTTCGATTAGCATGAGTTTGCATGGTACTACATTTTGCTTTGTGTGCACTCACTTGGCATCTGGAGAGAAAGAAAGTGATGCGATGAGAAGAAATTTGgatgttttgaaaatattagacTCCACCAATTTCTCCGATTCACCTTCCACCATTTTGGGTCACGA CAATATAATTTGGCTAGGGGACTTGAACTATCGTCTTGCATCAATCAGTGAGGATACATATGAGTTACTGCGAAGGAAAGATTGGCAAGCATTGCTTGAGAAAGATCAG TTGAAGATGGAACAAAAATCTGGTCGAGTATTCGATGGATGGAAAGAAGGGCAAATATATTTTGCTCCAACTTACAAATACCTCGCCAACTCCGACCACTACGTTGTGCAAACCTCATCCCCTAAGCACAAACGTAGGACTCCTGCCTG GTGCGACAGGATTTTGTGGAAAGGCCAAGGGCTGAAACAAGTGTGCTATGTAAGAGGTGAATCGAGATTTTCAGACCACAGGCCTGTCTATTCTCTCTTCTTAGCTAGCCCAAACAAAATGACTTCAAAAATTACATTATCCTTCGGAAGTTCATCGGAATAA
- the LOC140977232 gene encoding type I inositol polyphosphate 5-phosphatase 8-like isoform X4 yields MVVRKWFNIKNGTNEFHSDLCKTKVHQRGEGRRKSCSDGGLHAWQMEANGAIGRPGFKQLPTFVTNKVNLSIVVGTWNVGGKSPHDGLNLSDWLHETNCTPADIYVLGFQEIVPLNAGNVLGPQDCGPAAKWLSLILQALNTTPEPEEELHEKPRISLSDLMSSEEEFSSEGQDSNSCSSEDGLPSPGTVHRKYCLAASKQMVGIFLCVFVDEDLCEYISGLRISCIGRGILGCLGNKGSVSISMSLHGTTFCFVCTHLASGEKESDAMRRNLDVLKILDSTNFSDSPSTILGHDNIIWLGDLNYRLASISEDTYELLRRKDWQALLEKDQLKMEQKSGRVFDGWKEGQIYFAPTYKYLANSDHYVVQTSSPKHKRRTPAWCDRILWKGQGLKQVCYVRGESRFSDHRPVYSLFLASPNKMTSKITLSFGSSSE; encoded by the exons ATGGTGGTTCGAAAATGGTTTAACATAAAGAATGGCACGAATGAATTTCATTCAGATCTTTGCAAAACAAAAG TTCATCAAAGAGGCGAAGGGAGAAGGAAAAGTTGCTCCGACGGTGGATTGCACGCC TGGCAGATGGAAGCAAATGGCGCAATTGGACGGCCAGGATTCAAACAACTCCCAACATTTGTCACCAACAAAGTCAACCTCAG taTCGTGGTGGGAACGTGGAATGTAGGAGGCAAATCGCCTCACGATGGCCTGAATTTAAGTGATTGGTTACATGAGACTAATTGTACACCGGCTGACATATACGTGCTCGG GTTCCAAGAAATAGTACCACTGAACGCAGGCAACGTGCTCGGGCCCCAAGATTGTGGCCCGGCTGCAAAGTGGCTTTCCCTAATCCTACAGGCTCTAAACACCACGCCCGAGCCGGAAGAAGAACTACACGAAAAACCCAGAATCAGCTTATCTGATCTAATGTCATCAGAAGAAGAATTTTCGTCTGAAGGCCAGGATTCCAATTCTTGTTCCAGTGAAGACGGTCTACCTAGTCCGGGTACAGTACACCGTAAGTACTGTTTGGCTGCGAGCAAACAGATGGTCGGGATCTTTTTGTGCGTTTTTGTTGATGAAGATTTGTGTGAGTATATTAGCGGCTTGCGGATTTCATGCATTGGAAGAGGCATTTTGGGATGCCTTGGGAATAAG GGATCCGTTTCGATTAGCATGAGTTTGCATGGTACTACATTTTGCTTTGTGTGCACTCACTTGGCATCTGGAGAGAAAGAAAGTGATGCGATGAGAAGAAATTTGgatgttttgaaaatattagacTCCACCAATTTCTCCGATTCACCTTCCACCATTTTGGGTCACGA CAATATAATTTGGCTAGGGGACTTGAACTATCGTCTTGCATCAATCAGTGAGGATACATATGAGTTACTGCGAAGGAAAGATTGGCAAGCATTGCTTGAGAAAGATCAG TTGAAGATGGAACAAAAATCTGGTCGAGTATTCGATGGATGGAAAGAAGGGCAAATATATTTTGCTCCAACTTACAAATACCTCGCCAACTCCGACCACTACGTTGTGCAAACCTCATCCCCTAAGCACAAACGTAGGACTCCTGCCTG GTGCGACAGGATTTTGTGGAAAGGCCAAGGGCTGAAACAAGTGTGCTATGTAAGAGGTGAATCGAGATTTTCAGACCACAGGCCTGTCTATTCTCTCTTCTTAGCTAGCCCAAACAAAATGACTTCAAAAATTACATTATCCTTCGGAAGTTCATCGGAATAA
- the LOC140977232 gene encoding type I inositol polyphosphate 5-phosphatase 8-like isoform X3 translates to MVVRKWFNIKNGTNEFHSDLCKTKVHQRGEGRRKSCSDGGLHAVWQMEANGAIGRPGFKQLPTFVTNKVNLSIVVGTWNVGGKSPHDGLNLSDWLHETNCTPADIYVLGFQEIVPLNAGNVLGPQDCGPAAKWLSLILQALNTTPEPEEELHEKPRISLSDLMSSEEEFSSEGQDSNSCSSEDGLPSPGTVHRKYCLAASKQMVGIFLCVFVDEDLCEYISGLRISCIGRGILGCLGNKGSVSISMSLHGTTFCFVCTHLASGEKESDAMRRNLDVLKILDSTNFSDSPSTILGHDNIIWLGDLNYRLASISEDTYELLRRKDWQALLEKDQLKMEQKSGRVFDGWKEGQIYFAPTYKYLANSDHYVVQTSSPKHKRRTPAWCDRILWKGQGLKQVCYVRGESRFSDHRPVYSLFLASPNKMTSKITLSFGSSSE, encoded by the exons ATGGTGGTTCGAAAATGGTTTAACATAAAGAATGGCACGAATGAATTTCATTCAGATCTTTGCAAAACAAAAG TTCATCAAAGAGGCGAAGGGAGAAGGAAAAGTTGCTCCGACGGTGGATTGCACGCCGTC TGGCAGATGGAAGCAAATGGCGCAATTGGACGGCCAGGATTCAAACAACTCCCAACATTTGTCACCAACAAAGTCAACCTCAG taTCGTGGTGGGAACGTGGAATGTAGGAGGCAAATCGCCTCACGATGGCCTGAATTTAAGTGATTGGTTACATGAGACTAATTGTACACCGGCTGACATATACGTGCTCGG GTTCCAAGAAATAGTACCACTGAACGCAGGCAACGTGCTCGGGCCCCAAGATTGTGGCCCGGCTGCAAAGTGGCTTTCCCTAATCCTACAGGCTCTAAACACCACGCCCGAGCCGGAAGAAGAACTACACGAAAAACCCAGAATCAGCTTATCTGATCTAATGTCATCAGAAGAAGAATTTTCGTCTGAAGGCCAGGATTCCAATTCTTGTTCCAGTGAAGACGGTCTACCTAGTCCGGGTACAGTACACCGTAAGTACTGTTTGGCTGCGAGCAAACAGATGGTCGGGATCTTTTTGTGCGTTTTTGTTGATGAAGATTTGTGTGAGTATATTAGCGGCTTGCGGATTTCATGCATTGGAAGAGGCATTTTGGGATGCCTTGGGAATAAG GGATCCGTTTCGATTAGCATGAGTTTGCATGGTACTACATTTTGCTTTGTGTGCACTCACTTGGCATCTGGAGAGAAAGAAAGTGATGCGATGAGAAGAAATTTGgatgttttgaaaatattagacTCCACCAATTTCTCCGATTCACCTTCCACCATTTTGGGTCACGA CAATATAATTTGGCTAGGGGACTTGAACTATCGTCTTGCATCAATCAGTGAGGATACATATGAGTTACTGCGAAGGAAAGATTGGCAAGCATTGCTTGAGAAAGATCAG TTGAAGATGGAACAAAAATCTGGTCGAGTATTCGATGGATGGAAAGAAGGGCAAATATATTTTGCTCCAACTTACAAATACCTCGCCAACTCCGACCACTACGTTGTGCAAACCTCATCCCCTAAGCACAAACGTAGGACTCCTGCCTG GTGCGACAGGATTTTGTGGAAAGGCCAAGGGCTGAAACAAGTGTGCTATGTAAGAGGTGAATCGAGATTTTCAGACCACAGGCCTGTCTATTCTCTCTTCTTAGCTAGCCCAAACAAAATGACTTCAAAAATTACATTATCCTTCGGAAGTTCATCGGAATAA
- the LOC140977231 gene encoding soluble inorganic pyrophosphatase 4, with translation MASPIEKSIKSDAKKSSHPPLNERILSSMSRKAVAAHPWHDLEIGPGAPIVFNCVVEIGKGSKVKYELDKNTGLIKVDRVLYSSVVYPHNYGFIPRTLCEDNDPIDVLVIMQEPVLPGCFLRAKAIGLMPMIDQGEKDDKIIAVCADDPEYRHYTDIKELPPHRLAEIRRFFEDYKKNENKDVAVDEFLPASKAYEAIQGSMDLYADYIVESLRR, from the exons ATGGCTTCACCTATTGAGAAGTCAATCAAATCTGATGCTAAAAAATCATCACATCCACCCCTTAACGAAAGAATACTGTCTTCAATGTCTAGGAAAGCTGTTGCTGCTCATCCTTGGCATGATCTAGAGATAG GACCTGGAGCACCAATTGTTTTCAATTGC GTGGTTGAGATAGGCAAGGGTAGTAAAGTGAAGTATGAACTTGACAAGAACACAGGTCTAATCAAG GTTGATCGTGTTCTTTACTCGTCAGTTGTGTACCCCCATAACTATGGCTTTATACCCCGCACTCTTTGTGAAGACAATGACCCAATAGATGTATTGGTCATAATGCAG GAACCAGTTCTTCCAGGGTGCTTTCTCAGGGCTAAAGCAATAGGTCTTATGCCCATGATTGATCAG GGAGAGAAAGATGATAAGATAATTGCTGTCTGTGCTGATGATCCTGAATATCGGCATTATACAGACATCAAAGAACTTCCACCGCATCGCTTGGCTGAGATCCGCCGTTTTTTTGAGGATT ACAAGAAAAACGAGAACAAAGATGTCGCAGTCGATGAATTTCTTCCAGCCTCGAAAGCTTATGAAGCTATCCAGGGTTCCAT GGACCTATACGCAGATTATATCGTGGAGAGCCTACGAAGGTAA
- the LOC140977233 gene encoding uncharacterized protein yields MDNDRNWMYRRLENGFLTNEYCVGVESFVTFALGHPECLLNGNIRCPCNQKKCQNKIYLDEDTVKIHLGRYGFVPNYYNWFFHGEEYIQPFYPNLNMDAPSSSSYRVAPRIAQTTFPDFFDTIEENVNEMWLARAVKNKDNRNSEPARTRTETTKHIAGSKTYNGHCQKLREQHHRDPTSWELYVHTHRHVDGSFVDERSQLVDQAMQAYMNESLTPLDDGTTPSPPTSGEVNSMFSMVVGGPKKRRMYGCGSMASTIYQDEIA; encoded by the exons ATGGACAACGATAGAAATTGGATGTATCGTCGGTTGGAGAATGGATTTCTAACGAATGAATATTGTGTTGGCGTAGAGTCGTTTGTAACATTTGCACTTGGTCATCCTGAGTGTTTATTAAATGGAAATATACGTTGTCCTTGCAATCAAAAAAAATGTCAgaacaaaatatatttagatGAAGATACCGTTAAGATACATCTCGGTCGTTATGGATTTGTACCAAATTACTACAATTGGTTTTTTCACGGAGAGGAATACATTCAGCCGTTCTATCCTAATCTTAATATGGATGCTCCTTCGTCATCTTCGTATCGTGTTGCACCACGAATTGCTCAAACTACATTTCCGGATTTTTTTGATACTATTGAAGAAAATGTTAACGAGATGTGGCTGGCTAGGGCAGTCAAAAACAAGGATAACAGGAATAGCGAGCCAGCAAGAACTAGGACTGAGACTACAAAGCACATTGCCGGCTCAAAGACTTACAACGGACATTGCCAGAAATTG CGAGAACAACATCATAGAGATCCGACGTCCTGGGAGTTATATGTTCACACACATCGACACGTCGACGGATCGTTTGTCGACGAGCGTTCACAACTAGTTGAT caAGCCATGCAGGCTTACATGAACGAGTCTTTGACACCTCTCGACGATGGGACAACTCCTAGTCCGCCTACTTCGGGAGAGGTGAACAGCATGTTTAGCATGGTCGTCGGTGGACCAAAAAAGAGACGAATGTATGGCTGTGGTTCCATGGCCTCCACGATCTATCAGGATGAGATTGCTTGA
- the LOC140977234 gene encoding protein SLOW GREEN 1, chloroplastic-like: MAMATLNLTTSKAPNIHHRLNPLRSSFSRSFLSLSFTIPPPTFPRLVHSTTKASFQPSNPEINPQKPTPIFPFISDLPPLKATLIAAIAAAALFGSQFYFALKPASTARVLPQITLESTEKDVVVNEERENFLEEKLISNPSDIDGLKDLLEIKIRSKKVSEAVGILEKLIQLEPEDMEWPTLKAHIYACSGETELAKNGFLEVLNKDPLRVEAYHGLVTVASREESGEDLENINERVEEAMKVCEKENKMSDMRDFKMLLAQIRLLEGRYDTALKVYQELVEEEPKDFRPYLCQGIIFTLLGNSNEAEKNFEEYRRLVPQGHPYASYFDDNVTATKIFAQKMEEEGAITKS; this comes from the coding sequence ATGGCCATGGCCACTCTGAATCTCACCACTTCTAAAGCTCCCAACATTCACCATCGGCTCAATCCCCTCCGTTCATCTTTCTCCCGGTCTTTCCTCTCCCTTTCCTTCACAATCCCCCCTCCAACTTTTCCTCGCTTGGTTCATTCCACCACTAAAGCCTCTTTTCAACCCTCAAACCCTGAAATTAACCCCCAAAAACCCACTCCCATATTTCCATTTATTTCAGATTTGCCTCCACTCAAGGCCACCCTCATCGCCGCTATCGCCGCCGCCGCTCTTTTCGGTTCTCAGTTTTATTTTGCGTTGAAACCGGCTTCTACTGCTCGAGTTTTGCCCCAAATCACTTTAGAGTCCACAGAAAAAGATGTGGTTGTGAATGAAGAAAGAGAAAATTTTCTTGAGGAAAAATTGATCTCCAATCCCTCCGATATTGATGGGCTCAAGGATCTACTGGAAATCAAGATAAGGAGCAAAAAGGTTTCAGAAGCTGTTGGGATTCTCGAAAAGTTGATACAACTGGAGCCTGAGGATATGGAGTGGCCTACATTGAAAGCTCATATCTATGCTTGTAGTGGGGAGACTGAATTGGCGAAAAATGGATTCTTAGAGGTATTGAATAAGGACCCTTTACGCGTGGAAGCTTATCACGGGCTGGTCACCGTGGCATCGCGGGAGGAGTCGGGAGAGGACTTGGAGAATATTAATGAGAGAGTTGAAGAGGCAATGAAGGTGTGTGAAAAGGAGAATAAAATGAGTGATATGAGGGATTTTAAGATGTTGCTCGCGCAGATTCGGCTTCTTGAAGGGCGATATGACACTGCATTGAAGGTTTACCAGGAGTTAGTGGAGGAGGAGCCGAAGGATTTTCGGCCGTACTTATGTCAAGGAATAATCTTTACACTGTTGGGAAACAGCAATGAGGCGGAGAAGAATTTCGAGGAGTACAGAAGATTGGTTCCTCAAGGGCACCCTTATGCTAGTTATTTCGATGATAATGTGACTGCCACCAAGATTTTTGCTCAGAAGATGGAGGAGGAGGGAGCAATTACAAAGAGTTGA